The proteins below come from a single Chryseobacterium bernardetii genomic window:
- a CDS encoding glycine zipper family protein — translation MKKIVLAGFLSVFLLTACKKDDRTAEKSLEEQKLEFQSRQLEIERQKLAIEKEKLVYEAQKKADSISESKKAKATAENNSRPKVIRETRTVYRDRSSNSNSGGGSNGGYADNGSSTSQGTTQKKGMSKAAKGTIIGTVGGAAVGAIVAKKNRGLGAVIGGVVGGATGYTIGRSQDRKDGRVQPR, via the coding sequence ATGAAAAAGATAGTATTAGCAGGATTTTTATCCGTTTTCTTACTAACGGCCTGCAAGAAAGATGACAGAACTGCTGAGAAATCACTGGAAGAACAAAAGCTTGAATTTCAGTCGAGACAACTTGAAATAGAGAGACAAAAGCTGGCTATTGAAAAAGAAAAGCTGGTATATGAAGCTCAGAAAAAAGCAGACAGTATTTCTGAATCCAAAAAAGCGAAAGCAACTGCTGAAAATAATTCAAGACCAAAAGTTATAAGAGAAACAAGAACGGTATACCGTGACAGAAGCTCCAATTCTAATTCCGGAGGAGGAAGCAATGGCGGATATGCAGATAACGGAAGCAGTACGTCGCAGGGAACTACTCAGAAAAAAGGAATGAGTAAAGCAGCTAAAGGAACTATTATTGGTACCGTAGGTGGTGCTGCTGTTGGAGCAATTGTTGCTAAGAAAAACAGAGGTCTTGGTGCGGTAATCGGAGGCGTGGTAGGTGGAGCTACCGGATATACCATCGGTAGATCCCAGGATAGAAAAGACGGAAGAGTGCAACCCAGATAA
- a CDS encoding LIC_10190 family membrane protein has protein sequence MILILFSTILLIPVLSGLGKIMEKNCGTLFQGFSEKILSGIMGISLLWAAVSFFIPLNLYVEIPTVFIGLFYFFKERLYQEFYRFSKKDLFLIAFVSCTILFTGTYYPYILDHFGYYVPTIKWLTEYGLIKGISNLDLTLGQMSVWHIFQAGFSNFSDPFLRFNSILLVIYTIYIVERKSWIQLCFLPILLLFSQSPSPDLPVIIFSLIILNEIISGNKNISLLFAFSVFVFAIKPTMIWLPILVFLCNIFIFKSSIKGLFFGTGILFLFFIKNIWTFGYPVFPVSVGDFGFSWKPNPEILKTSSQYAIQKTYDMQYSYEEIQKFSTWDYIKNWFFLKGIKSKINILFIISLFIFSVFTWIRKKKLITLICISLLIKSIFVLVFSAQYRFFIDVFFVIFYVIFYEYWNKRRSVAVFSILSIFLISLLSFPALIQQYIPSFQLGNFMAGFKKEQLYQPSVYEYHQYSQFNIGDLKFNVSKNYPYNFETPLPAISESFIFDDIKAGIFPQPIDKNNISKGFIWKTMTSKEKKEAATTINTIENIYKQNKY, from the coding sequence ATGATACTAATCCTTTTTTCCACTATTTTACTTATTCCGGTCTTATCAGGGCTTGGGAAGATTATGGAAAAAAACTGTGGAACTTTATTTCAGGGCTTTTCCGAAAAAATACTTTCCGGAATTATGGGAATAAGCCTTTTATGGGCTGCTGTTTCTTTTTTTATTCCTTTAAACCTGTATGTGGAAATTCCAACTGTTTTCATCGGATTATTCTATTTCTTTAAAGAAAGGCTGTATCAGGAATTCTATCGGTTTTCAAAAAAAGATTTATTTTTAATTGCCTTCGTTTCATGTACCATATTATTTACCGGAACCTATTATCCTTATATACTGGACCATTTCGGATATTATGTTCCCACCATTAAGTGGCTAACCGAATATGGGCTCATTAAGGGGATTTCAAATCTGGATCTTACTTTAGGACAAATGTCGGTGTGGCACATTTTCCAGGCAGGATTTTCCAATTTTTCAGATCCTTTTTTAAGGTTCAATTCTATTCTGCTGGTCATCTATACCATTTATATTGTGGAAAGAAAAAGCTGGATTCAGCTGTGTTTTCTTCCAATTTTATTACTTTTTTCCCAGTCACCGAGCCCGGATCTTCCGGTCATAATTTTTTCTTTAATTATTTTAAACGAAATAATATCCGGAAATAAAAACATCAGTTTACTTTTTGCCTTTTCTGTTTTTGTTTTTGCTATAAAGCCAACCATGATCTGGTTGCCGATACTGGTTTTCCTTTGCAATATCTTCATTTTTAAATCCAGTATCAAAGGACTGTTTTTCGGAACCGGCATTTTATTTTTATTCTTTATTAAAAATATCTGGACATTCGGATATCCTGTATTTCCTGTATCTGTTGGAGACTTTGGCTTCAGCTGGAAACCTAATCCTGAAATATTGAAAACTTCTTCCCAATATGCTATTCAGAAAACTTATGATATGCAGTATTCCTATGAAGAAATCCAAAAATTTTCCACATGGGATTATATAAAAAACTGGTTCTTTTTAAAAGGTATCAAATCAAAAATCAATATTCTCTTCATAATAAGCTTATTCATCTTTTCTGTATTTACATGGATCCGAAAGAAAAAACTCATCACTCTGATCTGCATATCCTTATTGATAAAGAGCATATTTGTACTGGTTTTTTCTGCACAGTATAGATTTTTTATCGATGTATTTTTCGTTATTTTTTATGTTATTTTTTATGAATACTGGAATAAACGAAGATCTGTTGCTGTTTTCTCCATACTCAGTATATTTTTGATTTCACTATTATCTTTTCCAGCTCTTATTCAACAATATATTCCAAGTTTTCAATTGGGGAATTTTATGGCCGGATTTAAAAAAGAACAGCTTTACCAGCCATCCGTTTATGAATATCATCAGTACAGCCAATTTAATATTGGAGATTTAAAGTTCAACGTTTCCAAAAATTATCCTTATAATTTTGAAACACCTCTTCCAGCTATCTCTGAAAGCTTTATTTTTGATGATATAAAAGCCGGGATTTTCCCCCAACCTATTGATAAAAATAATATCTCTAAAGGATTCATTTGGAAAACAATGACTTCCAAAGAAAAAAAAGAGGCCGCAACAACTATCAATACGATCGAAAATATTTATAAACAGAACAAATACTGA
- the aroC gene encoding chorismate synthase codes for MFNTLGNLLSLTTFGESHGVAYGGIINNFPAGLTVDLDKVQYELNRRKPGQSAIVTQRKESDTVKFLSGIFDGKTTGTPIGFIIENENQKSKDYDHIAGAYRPSHADFTYDQKFGFRDHRGGGKSSARETMNWVVAGALAKQLLPEIEINAYVSSVGDIFCEKPYQALDFSQTESNDVRCPDAETAEKMIARIKEIKKEGNTIGGTITCVIKNVPVGIGEPIFSKLQAELAKAMLNINACKGFEYGSGFCGAKMTGKEHNDQFNTDFSTKSNLSGGIQGGISNGMDIYFRVAFKPVATILRPQDSIDKEGNPVIVEGKGRHDPCVVPRAVPVVESLAAFVLADLFLINKTRNINNF; via the coding sequence ATGTTCAACACATTAGGTAATCTTCTTAGTCTTACAACATTTGGAGAAAGTCACGGAGTGGCTTACGGCGGTATCATTAATAATTTTCCGGCAGGTTTAACGGTAGATCTCGATAAGGTTCAATATGAACTGAACCGAAGAAAACCCGGACAGTCTGCTATTGTTACTCAAAGAAAAGAAAGTGACACAGTGAAGTTTCTTTCCGGAATCTTTGATGGAAAAACAACAGGTACACCCATCGGCTTTATCATTGAAAACGAAAATCAGAAATCAAAGGATTATGACCATATTGCCGGAGCATATCGTCCGAGTCATGCCGACTTTACATATGACCAGAAATTTGGTTTCAGAGATCACCGTGGTGGTGGAAAATCTTCTGCAAGAGAAACGATGAACTGGGTTGTTGCCGGAGCATTAGCTAAACAGCTTCTACCAGAAATTGAGATCAATGCTTACGTTTCATCTGTAGGTGATATTTTCTGTGAAAAGCCATACCAGGCTCTTGACTTCTCTCAAACAGAAAGCAATGATGTACGTTGTCCGGATGCCGAGACAGCAGAAAAAATGATTGCCAGAATAAAAGAAATTAAAAAAGAAGGAAATACAATTGGAGGAACCATTACCTGCGTGATAAAAAACGTTCCTGTAGGAATTGGTGAACCTATTTTCTCAAAACTTCAGGCAGAACTGGCTAAAGCCATGCTGAATATCAATGCCTGCAAAGGTTTTGAATATGGAAGCGGATTCTGTGGTGCAAAAATGACTGGTAAAGAACACAATGACCAGTTCAACACCGATTTTTCAACAAAATCTAACCTATCGGGAGGAATTCAAGGCGGAATTTCTAATGGAATGGATATTTATTTCCGTGTAGCCTTCAAACCTGTAGCTACTATTTTAAGACCTCAGGACAGTATTGATAAAGAAGGAAATCCTGTGATTGTGGAAGGAAAAGGACGTCACGACCCATGTGTGGTTCCAAGAGCAGTTCCTGTAGTGGAAAGCCTTGCCGCATTTGTTTTGGCAGACTTATTTTTGATTAATAAAACAAGAAACATCAATAATTTTTAA
- a CDS encoding thioredoxin family protein — translation MKNYWDQGISFEEYLQIAQQRLNNPANEQEAEYKQYYELGLQRMDRTVKKYVPDEDQRKELAAKNFDGNILIISEAWCGDASATVPALFKFFEGHNEIRVFLRDSDKSLINQFLTNGTESIPKVLILDKDFNVKNSWGPRPKYGYELLMKYKADPEGYPKDAFYNDLQIYYAKNRGKDAVQEILDLL, via the coding sequence ATGAAAAATTACTGGGATCAGGGAATTTCTTTTGAAGAGTACCTTCAAATTGCACAACAAAGATTAAATAATCCTGCCAACGAACAGGAAGCTGAATATAAACAATACTATGAACTTGGACTTCAGAGAATGGACAGAACTGTAAAAAAGTATGTTCCGGATGAAGATCAGAGAAAAGAATTAGCTGCTAAAAATTTCGACGGAAATATTTTAATCATTTCAGAAGCCTGGTGCGGAGATGCCAGTGCAACAGTTCCTGCCTTATTTAAATTCTTTGAAGGTCATAATGAAATCAGAGTTTTTTTAAGAGATAGTGATAAAAGCCTTATCAATCAATTTTTAACCAATGGTACAGAATCTATTCCTAAAGTATTAATTCTGGATAAAGATTTTAATGTTAAAAATTCATGGGGTCCTCGTCCAAAGTATGGCTACGAGTTACTGATGAAATATAAAGCAGATCCGGAAGGTTATCCCAAAGATGCTTTCTATAACGATCTGCAGATCTATTACGCTAAAAACAGAGGGAAGGATGCCGTTCAGGAAATCTTAGACCTGTTATAA
- a CDS encoding TlpA family protein disulfide reductase → MKKSIIYIVIIAIIGIVLFVPGVKDFLKNQFFPIATIENAVHINEEDYDVELKGINAPNTNLKNFKNKAVFLNFWGTWCPPCRKEWPSIQKLYDSRKDHVDFVLVAMNDKEEDVRKFLKENNYTVPVYIAQSPLSEKILPKVFPTTFLLDKTGRILIKEDATKDWDSETVHQFIDNIIK, encoded by the coding sequence ATGAAAAAAAGCATCATTTATATTGTAATCATTGCTATCATCGGTATTGTTCTATTTGTACCAGGAGTAAAGGACTTTCTGAAAAATCAGTTTTTCCCGATCGCTACCATTGAGAATGCCGTACATATCAATGAAGAAGATTATGACGTGGAGCTTAAAGGAATTAATGCTCCTAATACTAATCTTAAAAACTTTAAGAACAAAGCTGTTTTCCTGAACTTTTGGGGAACCTGGTGCCCGCCATGCAGAAAAGAATGGCCGTCTATTCAGAAACTATATGATTCCAGAAAAGATCATGTAGACTTTGTACTGGTTGCTATGAATGATAAGGAAGAAGATGTAAGAAAATTTCTGAAGGAAAATAATTATACAGTCCCGGTATATATTGCCCAAAGTCCTTTATCGGAAAAGATCCTTCCTAAAGTTTTTCCTACAACATTTCTTCTGGATAAAACCGGCAGAATCCTGATTAAGGAAGACGCTACAAAAGACTGGGATTCAGAGACTGTACACCAGTTCATTGACAATATTATCAAATAA
- a CDS encoding YkvA family protein — MKYSKLNLAKEAISHKGFVKKIPDIFRMVKMWRKGIYPIKSIDIILPLLGILYVISPIDLLPEFAIPVLGVMDDLAVLSLTIPKLIKEVDKFLLWEAEQKYKGTQMIDAEIVK; from the coding sequence ATGAAATATTCAAAATTAAATCTTGCAAAAGAAGCTATCAGCCACAAGGGCTTTGTAAAAAAAATCCCTGATATTTTCAGAATGGTAAAAATGTGGAGAAAAGGAATTTATCCTATAAAATCAATTGACATTATCCTTCCCCTGTTAGGAATTTTATATGTTATCTCTCCTATTGATCTTCTTCCCGAGTTTGCCATCCCGGTACTTGGCGTAATGGATGATCTGGCAGTTTTGTCACTTACCATTCCAAAACTCATCAAAGAAGTAGACAAATTTTTACTTTGGGAGGCTGAACAAAAATATAAGGGTACTCAGATGATTGATGCCGAAATCGTAAAATAA
- the pyrF gene encoding orotidine-5'-phosphate decarboxylase, with the protein MESKKEFFLECYKLGIIKFGRFTLKSGIESPFYVDLRPLASDPKILKNLANYLLEMLPLDNFDLICGVPYAAVPMATAMSLESYIPLIIKRKEAKSYGTKKLIEGIYQKGQNCLLVEDVITSGKSLLETIPEIEQEDLKVSDIVVVLDREQGGKQLLESRGYRVHTLFNISEVCGVLQETGELSDEEVKRIQDFLQGNHIQFEEETRASYEQKLSNTQHSVSKKLLETAIAKKSNLIASADVTTTQELLAFAEKVGPHIIALKTHIDIISDFEYEKTITPLKEIAAKHQFLLMEDRKFADIGNTQELQFTSGVFKITDWADFVTSQVIGGFESLDCFKNVGVVAIVGMSSKGTLTTANYREEALKIAVSHPNVIGGVSQNKIPEDLLLFTPGVNLADSGDGKGQQYNTPEHVFRTLHTDFIIVGRGIYKSEDPEAAAVTYKNEGWNAYIKSLEKKAIQN; encoded by the coding sequence ATGGAAAGTAAAAAAGAATTCTTTTTGGAATGCTACAAGCTAGGCATCATTAAATTTGGAAGGTTTACCTTAAAAAGTGGTATCGAAAGCCCTTTTTATGTAGATCTAAGACCTTTGGCTTCAGATCCTAAAATCTTAAAAAATCTGGCTAATTATTTATTGGAAATGCTTCCATTGGATAATTTTGATTTAATATGTGGAGTTCCTTATGCTGCTGTTCCTATGGCTACAGCGATGTCATTGGAAAGCTATATTCCATTAATTATTAAAAGAAAAGAAGCTAAAAGCTATGGTACCAAGAAACTGATTGAAGGAATTTACCAGAAAGGACAAAACTGCCTATTGGTGGAAGATGTTATCACTTCAGGAAAATCTTTGCTGGAAACCATTCCGGAAATAGAACAGGAAGATCTTAAAGTTTCTGACATTGTAGTGGTGCTTGACAGAGAACAAGGTGGAAAACAATTGCTGGAAAGCAGAGGTTACAGAGTACACACTCTTTTTAACATTTCCGAAGTATGCGGTGTTCTTCAGGAAACTGGTGAGTTATCTGATGAGGAAGTGAAAAGAATTCAGGATTTCCTACAGGGTAATCACATTCAGTTTGAAGAAGAAACCAGAGCTTCTTATGAGCAGAAACTAAGCAATACCCAGCATTCTGTTTCAAAAAAATTATTGGAAACAGCAATAGCTAAAAAATCTAACCTGATTGCTTCTGCAGACGTTACAACTACACAGGAATTATTGGCCTTTGCAGAAAAAGTAGGGCCTCATATCATTGCCTTAAAGACCCATATCGATATTATCTCTGACTTTGAGTACGAAAAAACGATCACTCCTTTAAAAGAGATTGCTGCAAAACATCAGTTCCTGCTAATGGAAGACAGAAAATTTGCAGACATCGGAAACACTCAGGAATTACAGTTTACAAGCGGTGTTTTCAAAATTACAGACTGGGCAGATTTTGTAACATCCCAGGTTATTGGTGGCTTTGAATCTTTAGACTGCTTCAAAAATGTAGGCGTAGTAGCGATTGTTGGAATGTCTTCAAAAGGTACGTTAACTACAGCTAACTACCGTGAAGAGGCATTAAAAATTGCTGTATCTCACCCTAATGTCATTGGGGGAGTTTCCCAGAATAAAATCCCTGAAGACCTTTTACTGTTCACCCCGGGAGTAAACCTTGCTGACTCTGGTGATGGAAAAGGACAGCAGTACAATACTCCGGAACATGTTTTCAGAACTTTACATACAGATTTCATCATTGTAGGAAGGGGAATCTATAAGTCTGAAGATCCCGAAGCAGCTGCAGTTACTTATAAAAATGAAGGTTGGAATGCCTATATTAAATCTTTGGAAAAAAAAGCAATTCAGAATTAA
- a CDS encoding gluzincin family metallopeptidase, with amino-acid sequence MKKISICLILFCGVIHISAQKDSIYIGAKLSPDRKTLEVNQEIVYYNHSDKDLQTVKLLNWISAYNKRGTSLVYRKLEDRNSDLHFAKNHELGKLLELTIKDSENQEIPVNTISDENLFLPLKKALKPGESITLQLNYRMQLPDKKFTGYGTSGQNTALKYFFIVPDRFDPDNISPRKYHDIEEPVSFNTFWTVNFDIPVNSFIESNLPQIQMNSFQGYLDSDPEFSVSFATYPILKTNIDGIDTEIKFGYNLKPEEKQNLEFYLPLHLKFLQERIGSLPKSIFISDKFRAKEDFFGNDDITFWKFRFPLFTEAEKTDLDYFGIITKKVLDEKIIADKQKDHWFKNGLKSYLEIQYLKKFYKDTKLLGSLPESKIFGIKPLKLFHASKVKLLDRYGLAYQYIMLQNLDQKIGEDFTSLSNFNDMAVSSFETGSLFNYSADKMGDQSFNDLVKEYLSKNSGNKIIPDDFLKQLSGKEKSAQYLESFFKQKNRVNFKLKHINKENDSLQIKIAKNTETSIPVKLETETREGEKKSYWIETEENEKIKEISLPVSDNIYKVTLNNGYIFPESSYRDNFLYAKGLFLNTKKIKFKLIKDIPNPEYNEIYVSPRARFNNTYDKFLLGANFKNQSFFDQKFLYSFTPTYSTGTGKLTGSGAVSYSFLPAESMFRSITFGVSGSYFHYDYDLAYRKGSVFSTLNFRKNPRSTVSRSIGVSYNYFERDLSPLMIANDDYKKYNLWGLGYSYSDSQMIHEKSLSLSAQGMEDFNKITAEGFYRWEFAPRQKLSVRLFAGYFLRNDTRNDLFNYGISRVSNYTFSYNLLGESASSGLLSQQFILADGGFKSFLPGTVNQWITSVNVDSSIWKIFHVYADAGMYKNKDHSAKFIWDSGIKVRIIPDFLEVYFPVQSSLGFEPGFKDYAKRIRYTLVLNLGSIINAARRGWY; translated from the coding sequence TTGAAAAAGATCAGCATTTGCCTTATTTTGTTTTGTGGAGTTATACACATTTCTGCACAGAAAGACAGTATATACATTGGAGCAAAACTCTCTCCTGACAGAAAAACCCTTGAGGTGAATCAGGAGATTGTTTATTACAATCATTCAGACAAAGACCTGCAAACGGTAAAACTTCTGAATTGGATTTCCGCTTATAACAAACGCGGAACATCTTTAGTCTACAGAAAACTGGAAGACAGAAACAGTGATCTGCATTTTGCAAAAAACCATGAACTGGGAAAATTGCTGGAACTTACTATTAAAGATTCAGAAAACCAGGAAATACCAGTCAATACAATTTCGGATGAAAATCTTTTTCTTCCTCTGAAAAAAGCATTAAAACCAGGCGAAAGCATCACCCTGCAGCTCAACTACCGTATGCAGCTTCCCGATAAAAAATTTACGGGATATGGAACATCCGGTCAGAATACTGCTTTAAAATATTTCTTTATTGTTCCGGATCGTTTTGATCCGGACAATATTTCTCCAAGAAAATACCACGATATTGAAGAGCCTGTAAGTTTTAATACTTTTTGGACGGTAAATTTTGATATTCCGGTGAATAGCTTCATCGAAAGTAATCTGCCGCAAATCCAGATGAATTCTTTTCAGGGATACCTGGATTCAGACCCTGAATTTTCAGTTTCCTTCGCTACTTATCCTATTTTAAAAACCAATATTGATGGTATTGATACCGAAATAAAGTTTGGTTATAACCTTAAGCCTGAAGAAAAGCAAAACCTGGAGTTTTATTTACCTCTTCACTTAAAATTCCTTCAAGAAAGAATAGGCTCTCTTCCAAAAAGTATTTTCATTTCAGATAAATTCAGAGCCAAGGAAGATTTCTTTGGAAATGATGATATTACATTCTGGAAATTTAGATTCCCATTGTTTACAGAAGCTGAAAAAACAGATCTTGACTATTTCGGAATCATTACCAAAAAAGTTCTGGACGAAAAGATCATTGCTGACAAGCAAAAAGATCATTGGTTTAAAAATGGACTAAAATCCTATCTTGAAATCCAATATCTGAAAAAGTTCTACAAAGACACTAAACTTTTAGGAAGCTTACCGGAATCCAAGATATTTGGGATCAAGCCTTTAAAACTATTCCACGCATCTAAGGTAAAGCTTTTGGACCGTTACGGGCTGGCTTATCAATATATTATGCTCCAGAATCTGGATCAGAAAATTGGTGAGGATTTTACCAGTTTAAGTAATTTCAATGATATGGCTGTCAGCAGCTTTGAGACAGGAAGCCTTTTCAATTATTCTGCTGATAAAATGGGAGATCAGTCTTTCAATGATCTTGTAAAAGAATACCTTTCAAAAAATTCGGGAAATAAGATTATTCCGGATGATTTTTTAAAACAGCTATCAGGAAAAGAAAAGTCGGCCCAATATCTTGAAAGTTTTTTTAAGCAGAAAAACAGGGTTAATTTCAAGCTGAAACATATTAATAAAGAAAACGATTCTTTACAGATCAAGATTGCAAAAAATACAGAAACCTCTATTCCGGTAAAACTTGAAACCGAAACCAGAGAGGGCGAAAAAAAGTCTTACTGGATAGAAACAGAAGAGAATGAGAAAATAAAAGAAATTTCTCTTCCTGTATCGGATAACATTTATAAAGTAACCTTAAACAATGGATACATTTTCCCGGAATCAAGTTACCGGGATAATTTCCTGTATGCCAAAGGATTATTTTTAAATACAAAAAAAATCAAGTTTAAACTCATCAAGGATATTCCAAATCCTGAATACAACGAAATTTATGTAAGTCCAAGGGCCAGGTTCAACAATACCTATGATAAGTTTTTATTAGGGGCCAACTTTAAAAACCAGTCATTTTTTGACCAGAAATTCCTCTATTCATTTACTCCAACCTACAGTACCGGAACAGGGAAACTAACAGGTTCGGGAGCTGTATCTTACTCTTTTCTGCCTGCTGAAAGTATGTTCAGAAGTATTACATTTGGAGTTTCCGGATCTTATTTCCATTATGATTATGACTTAGCATACAGAAAAGGTTCTGTATTTTCAACTCTAAACTTCAGAAAAAACCCAAGAAGTACGGTAAGCAGAAGTATTGGTGTTTCCTATAACTATTTTGAAAGAGATCTAAGCCCACTCATGATTGCCAACGATGACTATAAAAAATATAATCTTTGGGGATTGGGATATAGCTATAGTGACAGCCAGATGATCCATGAAAAAAGTCTCAGTCTGAGTGCCCAGGGAATGGAAGATTTTAATAAAATTACAGCTGAAGGATTTTACAGATGGGAGTTCGCTCCAAGGCAGAAATTAAGTGTCCGTTTATTTGCCGGATATTTCCTTAGAAATGACACCCGCAATGATTTATTCAACTATGGAATTTCAAGAGTATCTAACTATACATTCTCTTATAACCTTTTAGGGGAAAGTGCCAGCAGCGGTCTTCTTTCTCAGCAGTTCATTTTAGCTGACGGTGGATTTAAATCTTTTCTTCCTGGAACGGTTAATCAGTGGATCACTTCGGTGAATGTAGACAGCAGCATTTGGAAAATATTCCATGTATATGCTGATGCCGGAATGTATAAGAATAAGGATCATTCTGCAAAATTCATCTGGGACAGTGGGATTAAAGTAAGGATTATTCCGGATTTTCTGGAAGTTTATTTCCCCGTACAATCTTCATTGGGATTTGAACCTGGATTTAAAGATTATGCAAAACGTATCCGTTATACATTGGTTCTTAATCTTGGATCCATCATCAATGCTGCAAGAAGAGGCTGGTATTAA
- a CDS encoding lamin tail domain-containing protein, with protein MKKIFILAGLTLITASTNAQIVINEIYGGNGNSGAVFKNNYIVLKNIGTTLVSLTGASIQYAPAIGAFTEYHTLPDFTLGPEETYLIQEAAVDGGVEALPTPDFIATTVTNFDGTPNKSVGIRISGTSGKLALAGNIVQVLSPSSSNVLDFVGYGANADQFKGDGPAPSPTASTAIRRTLENSSDNMADFSAEGAAKAGFVQNPFVKDGKVLFGMQIKDVKIYDTFRQIVKKSPTKFAWNIDITELPKGTYFVTGTVNNAPVSQKIVKD; from the coding sequence ATGAAAAAAATCTTTATTCTTGCTGGCCTAACTTTAATAACTGCTTCCACAAATGCCCAGATTGTGATCAACGAGATCTATGGAGGAAATGGCAATTCAGGAGCTGTTTTCAAAAATAATTATATTGTCCTGAAAAATATAGGAACTACTCTGGTTTCTTTAACAGGGGCAAGTATACAGTATGCACCTGCAATAGGGGCTTTTACAGAATATCATACATTGCCTGATTTTACTTTGGGTCCGGAGGAAACTTATTTGATTCAGGAAGCTGCAGTGGATGGAGGAGTAGAAGCTTTACCAACACCGGATTTTATAGCGACAACAGTTACAAATTTTGATGGTACCCCCAATAAATCTGTTGGAATAAGAATTTCAGGAACATCAGGGAAGTTGGCATTAGCTGGAAATATTGTACAGGTATTGAGTCCTTCATCTTCCAATGTGTTAGATTTCGTAGGATATGGCGCCAATGCAGACCAGTTTAAAGGAGATGGTCCTGCGCCTTCTCCTACAGCCTCAACAGCTATTAGAAGGACTTTAGAGAATAGTAGTGATAATATGGCAGATTTTTCTGCTGAAGGAGCCGCAAAAGCAGGCTTTGTTCAGAATCCTTTTGTAAAGGATGGTAAAGTGCTTTTTGGAATGCAGATTAAAGATGTAAAGATCTATGATACCTTCAGGCAGATAGTGAAAAAATCTCCTACAAAATTTGCCTGGAATATAGATATCACTGAACTCCCGAAGGGAACTTATTTTGTAACAGGTACTGTTAACAATGCTCCGGTCTCACAAAAGATTGTAAAAGATTAG
- a CDS encoding T9SS type A sorting domain-containing protein, with translation MKKIFTILGIASAISFMSAQTTVLTENFSFTGALNANGWTTHSGTAGQLASNGSAAQLIAGNSEDVNKALSSVFNISTTGISKAEYSATINVANGTGLSTAGDYFLMFTVASGTSPGVFNARLFIKKSTTGYTLGILNNGAGTGATPTYGSEIPFGTPANITVAYIVDNSGSTSTNTATLQIDSQALITNTAGTGAAPATLGGIAIRQSGSASSGTGNVAISNLVVKVYEQTLAVSDFKSLKRADLVKNTFVKNNEITFGADVKDVKVFNMFGQLVKEASVKANGTVNVAELTKGNYIVTGTVNNQAVSQKILKD, from the coding sequence ATGAAAAAAATCTTTACTATTTTAGGGATAGCTTCTGCTATTAGTTTTATGAGTGCTCAAACCACTGTTCTGACGGAAAATTTTAGTTTTACGGGGGCTCTTAATGCAAATGGATGGACTACTCATAGCGGAACAGCTGGTCAGTTGGCGTCCAACGGTAGTGCAGCTCAGTTAATTGCAGGAAATTCAGAAGATGTAAATAAAGCCTTATCATCAGTATTTAATATCAGTACTACAGGAATTAGTAAGGCTGAATATTCAGCCACTATTAATGTTGCAAATGGAACAGGTCTAAGCACAGCAGGTGACTACTTTTTAATGTTTACAGTAGCTTCAGGAACTAGTCCAGGGGTTTTTAATGCAAGACTTTTTATTAAAAAGTCAACAACAGGATATACTTTGGGGATTTTAAATAATGGTGCGGGAACTGGAGCAACACCAACGTACGGATCTGAAATTCCATTTGGAACTCCTGCTAATATTACAGTAGCTTACATTGTTGATAATTCAGGAAGTACAAGTACAAATACTGCTACTTTACAAATTGATTCTCAAGCATTAATTACAAATACAGCAGGTACAGGAGCAGCTCCGGCAACACTTGGAGGTATTGCTATAAGACAAAGTGGTTCTGCATCTTCAGGAACGGGAAATGTTGCTATTAGTAATTTAGTTGTAAAAGTTTATGAACAAACGTTAGCTGTTTCTGATTTTAAATCATTGAAAAGAGCAGATTTAGTAAAAAACACTTTCGTTAAAAACAACGAAATCACTTTCGGAGCTGATGTTAAAGATGTAAAAGTTTTCAATATGTTCGGACAGCTTGTAAAAGAAGCTTCTGTAAAAGCAAACGGAACTGTAAACGTTGCTGAATTAACAAAAGGAAACTATATCGTAACAGGTACTGTAAACAATCAGGCAGTATCTCAGAAGATCTTAAAAGACTAA